Part of the Phocoena phocoena chromosome 8, mPhoPho1.1, whole genome shotgun sequence genome, GGCGggagtcccccccaccccctggggcCTGACAGACCTCGCGGCCGCCCCAAGTGGGCACTTTTGCAACCCATCCTTTTAGTGAATTCTGCCCCTgtggcccgggggggggggggggggggggccttgcTAGAGACTGCAAGCTCCCTGAGGGTAAGGTGCGGGAGGAATGGGGATAGGAGCGGCCACTAGGATCCAGACCCCGACTAGTAATCCTTCCTTGCCATTCACACCCTACCCTACCCAGTTCCCTAGTCCCAGGGCTGTTGGGTCCTCccgtctcccctccccttctcacaccccctccccaagtcACAAGTTTTCTCTTTGGGGCTTGTTGCTGCAGTCCCTGCTCCAGTACCGAGTAcctggctgggccctgggcacGCACAGGGGCCGTAGCCCCACTGTGTGTGGGAACCATGAGGATCCTGGCTAACAAGACAAGGTGTGTGGGTGTCGCGGAGGGCGGGATATGTGTGTGgagtgaggggaagggaagggcccAGTGGTGATGGGACTGAACTGTGCAGGCTTGGAGAGCGAGACCCCCTGAGTACCTGGCTTCCAGGCCACCGGCGGGCTAAAGGGGGGTCAGAATGGGAAGGCCTGCCCCGAGGCAGGAGCCCACAGCTTTAGTGCCTGGGCCCAGGGGACAGAGGGGAATGGCAACCAGCTAAGCCTGCTGTTCTAGTCCCTTCCAGCCCTTTCCTCTTAAAAACGGTTTGAGcagacccctgcccaccccactgtCGGGTCCGATGGCGCCCTCTGGCCTCAGTCTAGCTGGGGGtaggagctggagggaggggcggtgcctgcctccctccccttctccaggAGAAGCCGGCAGACAGGGCCAGGCGGCAGCAGCAGGACAGCAGAGCTGAAATAAATCTGAGCTGGTGTGGAATGAGGGGGGATAAATATCCTCTCCCGTGATGTGATCTTTCCAGCGGCTATTAATAGGTCTCCGGGGAGGGGGAGGCGGTGGGGGGAGCGGGCTGGAGCTTAAAGGGCCCGCAGCCTAGGCTGCAGGAATCCTTGGCTTCAGTCTGCTTTGCACACCAGtcccctccccattttttttcctgctcctgCCTGCTGGCCAGGCATACTAGTAGACCCCCTTGAGGCATTCCCCTCCTGCTCTGGGGAGCTGTCTGGACCAGTGGGTACCACTCTCTGGTGTGCTTTTCCCCGCTTCCCCAGGGGaatggggctggggcaggagcagTGACCCTCAGGTCCTGTGCCCCTTCCATGCTGGTGTTGGGACACATGGCAGTTGAGGTTGGGGACCTTGGAAAGAGTCTGAAGACGGCAAACCCTTGACAAGAGGATGCTTAAGTGTTGGCCAGGTGCTAGTGGAGGGGGGTTGCCATGGAGGCTTGCAGTCTGTTGGAtgccgggggctgggggtgggttgGATTCTGCCAATGTGAGGCCCTGGTTTTTGTTTGAATTGTGGGGATTGGAGGGTGGAGGAGGTTGTCCCATCTTCACTGCCCAAGGTGGAGAGGGGAATCAGCCCTTCTCTGAGGAGCCGTGGAGGGGGGTAGGGGATAGCTGGTGGTCTTAAGATGCCACTCAGCCCCCACCTCCCCTACCACTAGGTGAGGCAGGATGGGGCGATTAAAATCCAGGCATGCTACACCCCTAGCAGGATTAACTTTTCATGTCTCTTCCACCTTCTCCAGGTTACCCCACCCTAGGAGGAGAGAAGCTCCAGGGAGCCCGCCACTGTCCCCCCGCGGCCActgcccccctgccccagccaaGCCAATGCACCCAGAAAATAAGTTGACCAATCATGGCAAGACAGGGAATGGCGGGGCCCAATCCCAGCACCAGAATGTGAACCAAGGACCCACCTGCAACCTGGGCTCGAAGGGCGTGGGGGCGGGGAACCATGGGGCCAAGGCCAACCAGATCTCACCTAGCAACTCAAGTCTGAAGAACCCCCAGGCAGGGGTGCCCCCTTTCAGCTCGCTCAAGGGCAAAGTGAAGAGGGAGCGGAGCGTGTCTGTGGACTCCGGAGAGCAGCGAGAGGCTGGGACACCGTCCCTGGATTCGGAGGCCAAAGGTATCCCATTTCCTGATCCCCAAGACCCCAGCATCTTCCACAGCCCTAGACTCACACTGGGAGACCATCTTTCTAGCCCCCTTGCCTAATCCTCAACCCCcactcctctccagcatttatgccTGGGACACGTTTCTCTTACCCCCATTATACCCACCCATCTGGTCATTCTCTCAGGATTGGATGGAGATGTCTCATCCTTAGGTGCCACCCATGGAGGGGCCACATAGAGTGATGGGGCCTCTGGTCGGTCAGTCTCATGCCTCTCCTGCTTTCCCACCAGAGACCCCAGAGCGGGAGAGGGAGGTGCTCTGGGGTGAGGAGCAGACCCTCACACTTCCCAGGAACCTCCTGGTATCCTGGCTGGTGGGAGCTATGGTGTAGGCACTGGGGCCTGGAAGAGGAGCAGcagtttccccctccccccccagccctAATTAGAACCAGTTGTGGTTGGGGATTATGCTGGGCTTGgtgctgggtgggggaggggaggcaggcagcagggctgtagagagaaatcagaaacaaatgGTGTCGTGGTGGGGGCCAAGGGCTGGCAAAGGGCCCACCATGGCCGGGGCAGTGCCCCCTGGGGTGGGGCATCTGGGAGACGGGGCTTGGGAAGGATCCCGGGGTCTCTGGGTGCTCAGGCTGACCCCTGCCTGCCTGGGCAGAAGTGGCACCCCGCAGCAAGCGTCGCTGTGTGCTGGAGCGGAAGCAGCCATACAGCGGGGACGAATGGTGCTCAGGACCGGACAGCGAGGAGGATGACAAGCCCGTTGGGGCCACCCACAGTGAGTGCCCATCACTGCCACGGTGCTGTGGCCTATGGTGCCCCCAGAGGATAGCTGCCCTGAGGGAACTTCCCTCTCCTCATCTAGGGCTTTAGAAGGCCCAGCCTGGGAAGAGGGAGCAAAGGGTCAGGAGCCCAGGCTCCTCCTCTCCCATCTCACATCTCTGACTCAGTCCCTCCCTGCACTGTGACAGCTCCGTTGCTGCCTTCCAGGTGCTCAGTGGCCCCCTCTCCCTGGGGACCAGGGTGGGGTAGGTTGAACCTCAGGTGGCCTCTCCTGGCCACATCTACACCTCCTCCCGTGAATTCCTGGCCTATGCTGCCACCTACTGGTTATTAGAGGGAGGGCGGTGAGGGTCCAGCATCACTGGGAGCTGGACAGCTGGCTCGGCTGCGCAAAGCTGTGCTAAGCCTGGGTGTGAGCTGACATTGCCTGTGTCTCTGGTGCCATTCCCTACCCTCTAATTGACTCCTGGCAAGTGCCCGGAGCGCATCACCAGGACAAGGAGTGGGTGTGGGTGGATGCCCACCCCTCTCATTCTTGCATTGATCAGCATTTATTTGGGCCTGGCACTAGTGATGGGGGAGAAACGGACATACTCCTGCCCTTGGGAAGCCCATACACATTGATTTGATGCTTTCCCTCCAAGCTTATGTCTGTGTGTGGGGGGAAACAACTTAATGCGTAAGAAACTAACCAGAGAATGTTAAATTGTGAACTTGTCGAAAACCAGACtgtagaaagaaggaagaaaaaatatgcagGATACTTTTtgctactttgttttatttaatccttataacagccTTGTGAGGTAGGTGTTACTatgaggcagaggaggaaacagactcagcaGATGTTTGTGGAAAGAGCAGATCATGTCCGTGGAGGTGGTGTATGGGATCAAATACTGAAGCCTCTGTAGCTGGCTGGCACTTTCAAGGTCATCTGGtcccagccaccccccacccccaccccaggggacTCACTGGTGGTCCACAAGCCCCTGGCCAAACCCTTCAGTGATAGATGGGGGTGGTCACtgcttcccaggacagaccctccTCAATTCACTTTTATAACGCTAGACTGTACCATTGTAGAAACATGAAAACACAGGGAAATCAAAGAAGTTGTTAACGTCCCATACCTGATACCAAGGCAAGCACTTACTGTTTTAGTTATATTGCCATTAGATTCTCGAAGGGTTCTTAATGGTAGGGCAGTATAATATAGaagttaagagcacagactctgcaATCAAACTGCCTTGGTTTATATCCTGGGTCTTCCACTTACTATCTGTGTAAATTTGGGaaagggcctcagtttcctcatctgtaaaaataacCTTTTCCTCTTAGCATTGTTGTGAGGAGTCAATGAGTTGAGACATGTAGCACACTTAGAACagtgttagctttttttttttttctggctgcagtgggtctttgttgctgcacgtgagctttctctagttgaggtgagcaggggctactgttcgctgcggtgcgcgggcttctcattgtggtggcttctcttgttgcggagcatgggctctaggctcatgggcttcagtagttgtggcacgtgggctcagtagttgtggcttgcgggctctagagcacaggctcggtagttgtggtgcacgggctcagttgctccgcggcatgtgggatcttcccgacgagggctcgaacccgtgtcccctgcattggcaggcagattcttaaccactgcgccaccagggaagtccccagtgttTAGCTTTTATTGTTATCATTGTACTAGaagttattttattgaaataaagccTGCCTCTCTCCCCATAACTCATCCCCAGGAGTCCTAGTTCTGTGTATTGAATGTGTACCTTCCTCTTCCCCAGGGCAGCCCTCACACACTGAGGTCAGCTCTCAAGTTCCCCTCCCCCGCCAAACTTCTGGCTTTGTTATTCTATGTAAAACTGGAGAGACTGGGTCCAGAGCAGGGCCGTTAAGGAGGTAGGAGTGTCAGAGAAGATTTCTTCAAGAAGAGGAGCCTGCCAGTGGGCCTGCGGGAAGGTGGCTGCTGCCCCAGCTCAAGGAAGACAACTTGGGGCAGTAGGTGCTCGCACTTACTGTCTGCAGGCCAGGCACTTGATGGTGGCAAAGTTCCACCCACTCACTAGACCTACGAATGACCAAGCGTAGATCTTCTGTAGGCGAGGACTTACAGTCAGGGCTGTGTGACCATGGAACAAAACCTCGCTCAGTGCCGAGGATGGCCAGTCTACCCTGGCAGTGAACCCAGTATGTCAGGCTTTTGTAACTCTCTCTTTTCTAAACAGTTTTTTAGTTTGTGACATGGTTGTGAACTTGCTGTAAAAATAGATTTCTTTgaccagcccctccctctcctgcaggGCTGGAGttagtgtttccattttacagatgaaggaactgaggcttagagagaggaAGCATCTTGTTCATAAGGTTGCAGAACAGTTAGTGGTAGGGCTAGAATGAAAACGATTCAGCGTTTGAATCATCAGCTGTACAAGCTCTTTGCCTTCTCCCCTCACCTGGCCAACGTGCATACACATGCCCAGACCATGGCGAGGGGTCGGAGCAGGGCCACGCTCGGGGCTCTGCAGCCCCTGCCTGGTGCAGACCCTGGCTCTGCACTGCCTGGCTGTGTCACCTTGGGTGAGTAACGCCATCCCTCTGAGGCTGTCAGGTGGAGTATACGACAAGTGGAGTGTACGACAGCTTCCTCCCAGGGATGTGACGATTAGATGGACTCACATCCGTAAGCATCCGTCAGGGTGCCAGGCATGCGGGAGCCTATTCATAAGGGTCctgttttccctctccctcctctccacgTGGTCTGCACAATTTCCATCCTTTTCAAAGGTCTAGGGCAAGTATAGAAACTAGACTAGTGAAAACGCCCGATTGGGGCCCCAGATGACCCTGTGGGCACGAGCTATGAAGCAGTGAGCCTCTCTGTCCCTGGGCATCTCTGGGATCGTACGGTAGCGGCAGGGCGGTGGGCGGCTGTCCCCCCACTGGATCTCCTCTCTAAATCTgggcctctttccctctcctctcctgtgcAGATTGTAATGTAGCAGACCCAGCCATGGCGGCCCCACAGCTGGGTCCTGGCCAAGCCGCCCAACTGCCCCTCAGTGAGAGCAGCGCACCCGGCCCCCCGCATGGGCCTCCGCCAGGCCTCCGGCCCGACGCCCCCGGGGGTGGAGGCGGGGGTGTCCCGGGAAAGCCTCCCTCACAGTTTGTGTATGTCTTCACCACCCACCTGGCCAACACGTAAGTGCCTCAGCCCTTGTTTGCCTAGCACCCCTCAGCCTGGGGTCCTGAGTGAGTgcctgcagggggccagggttggCTTGGGTTGGGCTGGGTGAGGTTGAGGGCTCCCTCCTGCCCGCCTCTCTGAGCTGTCTGTGCCCGACCCTCCTGTGTAGGGCTGCGGAGGCAGTGCTGCAGGGCCGGGCCGACTCCATCCTCGCCTACCACCAGCAGAACGTGCCCCGTGCCAAGCTGGACCAGGTGAGTGTGTCACCTGGCCTGGGCATGGTGCTCTGTGAGCAGCGGATTGGCCAGTGCATCCCCTTACCTGTCACGTGCTCTGCCTTTGTCCTCTTGCAGGCCCCCAAAGTGCCACCCACCCCAGAACCGCTACCCCTGAGCACGCCATCAACAGGCACCCCTCAGTCCCAGCCTCCTCCACTGCCGCCAccgccacccccagccccaggcagcgCCCCCCCTGCTCTGCCTTCCGAGGGGCCTCCTGAGGACACCAGTCAGGACCTGACACCCAACTCGGTGGGAGCTGCCAGCACGGGTGGTGGCACTGGGGGTACCCACCCTAATACCCCTACAGCTTCCACCGCCAACAACCCGCTGCCTCCTGGAGGAGAGCCCAGCAGCGCTCCCGGCCCTGCCCTGCTTGGGGAGGCCCCCACTGGCAATGGGCAGCGGAGCCTGGTGGGCTCAGAGGGCCTGTCCAAGGAGCAGCTGGAGCATCGGGAGCGTTCCCTCCAGACGCTTCGAGACATTGAACGGCTGCTGCTCCGCAGCGGGGAGACTGAGCCCTTCCTCAAGGGGCCCCCTGGAGGAGCAGGCGAGGGGGGACCACCAGCACaagcccctcctgccccccagcaGCCACCCACGGCCCCGGCCAGCGGGCTGAAGAAGTACGAGGAGCCCCTGCAGTCCATGATTTCGCAGACACAGAGCCTCGGGGGCCCCCCGCTGGAGCATGACGTGCCTGGGCACCCCCCGGGTGGGGACATGGGGCAGCAGATGAGCATGGTGATGCAGAGGCTGGGCCAGGACAGCTTGACACCTGAGCAGGTGGCGTGGCGCAAGCTGCAGGAAGAGTACTACGAGGAGAAACGGCGGAAGGAGGAGCAGATCGGGCTGCATGGGGGCCGCCCACTGCAGGACATGATGGGCATGGGGGGCATGATGGTGAGGGGACCACCGCCTCCCTACCACAGCAAGCCTGGCGATCAGTGGCCCCCCGGGATGGGAGCCCAGCTGCGGGGGCCCATGGATGTCCAAGATCCCATGCAGCTCCGGGGTGGACCACCCTTCCCCGGTCCCCGTTTCCCAGGCAACCAGATGCAACGGGTGTCTGGGTTTGGGGGCATACAGGGTATGCCCATGGAGGTGCCCATGAATGCCATGCAGAGGCCTGTGAGGCCGGGTATGGGCTGGACTGAAGACTTGCCCCCTATGGGGGGGCCTGGCAATTTTGCCCAGAACGCGGTGCCCTACCCAGGCGGGCAGGGTGAAGCCGAGCGATTTATGACCCCTCGGGTGCGTGAGGAGCTGCTGCGGCACCAGCTGCTGGAGAAGCGGTCGATGGGCATGCAGCGCCCCCTGGGCATGGCCGGCAGCGGCATGGGGCAGGGCATGGAGGTGGAACGGATGATGCAGGCGCACCGGCAGATGGATCCGGCCATGTTTCCCGGGCAGATAGCTGGCGGCGAGGGCCTGGCGGGCACTGCCATGGGCATGGAGTTTGGTGGAGGTCGGGGCCTCCTGAGTCCCCCCGTGGGGCAGTCTGGGCTGCGGGAGGTGGACCCGCCCGTGGGGCCAGGCAACCTCAACATGAACATGAACGTGAACATGAACATGAACATGAACCTGAACGTGCAGATGACCCCACAGCAGCAGATGTTGATGTCGCAGAAGATGCGGGGCCCCGGGGACGCGATGGGGCCGCAGGGCCTGAGTCCCGAGGAGGTGGCCCGGGTGCGGGCCCAGGGCGGCGGCGGCATGATGGGCGGCCCGCAGATGCCCTCGCAGTTTCCCAGCCAGGGCCAGCAGGGCTTCTCGGGGGGCCAGGGACCCTACCAAGCCATGCCCCAGGAAATGGGCAATGCTCAAGACATGTTCAGCCCCGACCAGAGCTCAATGCCCATGGCAAACGTGGGTACCACCCGGCTCAGCCACATGCCCCTGCCTCCTGCGTCCAATCCTCCCGGCGCTGTGCACTCAGCCCCAAACCGGGGGCTGGGCAGACGGCCTTCAGACCTCACCATCAGTATTAATCAGATGGGCTCGCCGGGCATGGGGCATCTGAAGTCGCCCACCCTTAGCCAGGTACACTCACCCCTGGTCACCTCGCCCTCCGCCAACCTCAAGTCACCCCAGACTCCCTCACAGATGGTGCCCTTGCCTTCGGCCAACCCACCAGGACCTCTCAAGTCACCCCAGGTCCTCAGCTCCTCTCTCAGCGTCCGTTCGCCTACCGGCTCGCCCAGCAGGCTTAAGTCTCCCTCCATGGCGGTGCCTTCTCCAGGCTGGGTCGCCTCGCCCAAGACAGCCATGCCCAGCCCCGGCGTCCCCCAGAACAAGCAGCCGCCCCTGAACATGAACTCCTCCGGCACCCTGGGCAACGTGGAACAGAGTGAGTCAACGGGGCCGGGCAAGTGGGCCCTGGCCTCTGGCGCAGGGAGCCTCCCCGGTGGGGGTGTTCTTGCTGGGCCAGGGGAGTGAGTTAAGGCACCTGTGCCAGGGCCCAGAGGTAGACGGCTCTGCCCGAGGGGCAGACGCTGGCAGCTGTGTGTGCGCTTTCACAGGGAGCACCGCGTTCATCTCCCAGGCATTTCAAGGGGGTCATATTTGGGATCTCCCCACTGCCTGGGGCCATGAGGCTGCAGGAACTTCTTGGAGACCGGTGGGCTGTAGTGACAGTGGGGGGCCTGTGTTGAGTGGGACATCTGTGCCTGGAGGGGTCAGGTGGAGATTTGGCAGCTGACCTCTTCCTAAGTCCCCAGTGTGAGCAGCCAAATTGATCTTCCCCTCCCGTCACCCCCTGCTCTTTCTGTCTCCCCACTTCTGTAGGTGCCCTCCCACCTAGCGGCCCCCGGAGCAGCTCCTCAGCGCCTCCCGCCAACCCTCCCAGCGGCCTCATGAACCCCAGCCTGCCATTCACTTCCTCCCCAGACCCCACGCCTTCCCAGAACCCCCTGTCACTGATGATGTCCCAGATGTCCAAGTACGCCATGCCCAGCTCCACCCCGCTCTACCACAATGCCATCAAGACCATCGCCACCTCAGACGACGAGCTGCTGCCCGACCGGCCCCTGCTCCCCCCGCCACCACCACCGCAGGGCTCTGGGCCAGGTGCGGGTACAGGGAGGGGCCGCGGGGAGAAGAGCTGATGCAGGCACTGGGAGTGGGAAGAGTTGCCACGGCCAGCGGCTGCCCCTGTGGTCCTGCTGGCTTTTTTGTGCTTCCAAAGAGCTCtgggcggcggggtgggggggggtgtccCAGGACACAGTTCGCATTCGTTGTCGCTCAGTGAAGCCAAGCCCGGAAAGCTGGAGTGGTCTTTCCACCTACTGATGTGTCCCTGGCCGGATAGGCCAGAGCTTGGGCCTCTTGGCTTCTCACCTAAGTGCCTGGAGTCCCTTCCCTCGCAGCTAGGGCAGGCCAACGGTGAAAGCCCTCAGCCCTGGTACCAGCctggctggggagtggggaaggactGAGTTCTGCACCCTTCCCCAGCTGGGTGCACACGGTTCCTGACCCCCGTTTCTCTTCCCCTGCAGGGATCAGCAATAACCAGCCCACCCAGATGCACCTGAACTCGGCTGCTGCCCAGAGCCCCATGGGCATGAACCTGCCAGGCCAGCAGCCCCTGTCCCATGACCCCCCACCTACCAtgttgccctcccccacccctctgggCTCCAACATTCCACTGCACCCCAATGCACAGGGGACAGGAGGGCCCCCTCAGAACTCGATGATGATGGCTCCAGGGGGCCCAGACTCCCTGAATGCCCCCTGCGGCCCTGTGCCCAACTCCTCCCAGATGCTGCCCTTCCCCCCTCGGCTGCAGCAGCCCCACGGTGCCATGGCCCCtagtgggggcgggggcgggggaccCAGCCTGCAGCAGCACTACCCTTCAGGCATGGCCCTGCCCCCAGAGGACCTGCCCAGCCAGCCGCCAGGCCCCCTGCCCCCCCAGCAGCACCTGATGGGCAAAAGCATGGCCGGCCGCATGGGCGACGCATACCCCCCGGGCGTGCTCCCGGGGGTGGCGTCAGTGCTGAACGACCCTGAGCTGAGCGAGGTGATCCGGCCCACCCCGACGGGGATCCCCGAGTTCGACTTGTCCAGGATCATCCCCTCGGAGAAGCCAAGCAGCACCCTCCAGTACTTCCCCAAGAGCGAGAACCAGCCCCCCAAGGCCCAGCCCCCCAATCTGCATCTCATGAACCTGCAGAACATGATGGCGGAGCAGACCCCTTCCCGGCCCCCCAACCTCCCGGGCCAGCAGGGCGTCCAGCGGGGGCTCAACATGTCCATGTGCCACCCCGGACAGATGTCCTTGCTGGGCAGGACAGGTGTGCCCTCACAGCAGGGCATGGTGCCCCATGGCCTGCACCAGGGGGTCATGGCCCCTCCGCAAGGCCTCATGACGCAGCAGAATTTCATGCTGTTGAAGCAGCGGGGAGTGGGCGGTGAGGTCTACAGCCAGCCCCCCCACATGCTGCCCCCGCAGGGCTCTCTCATGGGTCCCCCGCCCCAGCAGAACCTCATGGTGTCCCACCCGCTGCGTCAGCGCAGTGCGTCTCTGGACGGCCCGATGGGCTACCTCCCGGCGCCGGGCGGCATGGCCCACCTGCCCTTCTAGCAGTCCCCGCggggggctggagctggggcgGCACTGCAAATAGGATAACCTTAAGAAAGTTTCTTCCCCTTCGGTGTTGGGATGGCCTGGGtcaaggggtggggtggagggggtgggagggggcttgTGTGGGGAGTGGCATTTGTGGAAACCAGATGTGCTGGCAGCTTAGGGGGAAGTggcagagaggggtgggggaTCTGGGATGGGGGTTGGTCCCATTTCGGCCGCCaggactgcccctcccccaccccaccacccccagtcCTACGGAGCCTcgattttctctctttctctgcttccgCCCTCTTCAGCTTTGCTTTCAGAGCCCTGTATCTAATCCTTGGCAGGgagtggaaggagaggagaggtctctccctctccctccccttcctgctgCTGTCTCCTCCGGGAGCTTCACTTTCCTCCTCTTGGtttctctgcccccacccccccgtttttccttctgtcttctcctgcctcagttcctCTCCCTGATGATGTGGCTgaccccctctcccaccccaacctGCAGGCGGCTGGCCAGGTGGGCAGGCGCCAGCCGTAGCTGTAAATAGAGCGCTGCGCTTTTGTGCCGGTTTGTGCGTGTGCTGTATTTCTGTGTTTTGATAGAAGTCAcacaaaaaaaaggataaaagaaaccCTTCCCCCCTTTTTCAAGTGATTGCCCCTTCCATTCCCCTGGACCCAGGGGCACGCAGTCTGACACACCTACCCGCTGTGGCAGTGTCTCTGGGTCAATAAAGGATACCATTCCGGTCCCGTCCCCCAATGGTGAAATGACGTAGCTACACCCACACCTAAACTGAGGTCAGACCACCTAGGCGTCCACCTGGTGAGCCCCAGCAGGGCTGAGACCCCCCAGGGCAGCAGCCTGTCTGCTGCTGAGTGATTCAGGAGAACgcgtgcatgtgcatgtgtgtttgccCCACAGAGGTGACACGGGGCCCTGGCTTCCTAGCTGTGGATGTCTGCTGTCCCCTGCTGCTACATCTTAGCCAGAACTTGAAGTCCTTGGTCCCCAGTCTGGGATGAAGGCAAGGAGGACGAGGCGGAGACTGTGTGGCCCCCTCGTGTGGAGCCGTGGAGGGGTGGCCTGGGGGGCCGGATGGTCCTTTGCCCGCTGCAGTGGCTCTGGGCCAGGTAGCCCCCAGGGCCATGACTCTTCCAGAGGCTACCACTTACTTCCTATcaccaaaggaggaaaggaaaagggtTTGGCGgagtctgtctgtctccctccagcCTCCACCCGCTGAGGATGGAATAGATAGAGTGTTGGATTCCGAGCAGGAGGGCGTCTTCCCGCTTCTCTCTGCCTGGCCGATCACTGGCAAGGTCCCTCTGCCCAGAGCTCAGGGCTCTGTGCCCACCCAGGTGCAGCCACTgccttcccctcagcccctggctctTTCCCATACGAGCTCCCCACCCGCCTCTGGTCAGAGCTGAAGCCATACACGATTGGGTGTTTTGCCCCCCTCAGCCCCAGGAGTAAAACACTTCTCCTTTTCTCACTTCCTTTCCTGCCTTGTGAGGTGGCAGGGCAGCTACCTGGCTGAGGCCTTTTGTACCCCACCTCCAGGGCCCAGGGCCATTTCTAGACAAGGTGTCTTCTGCCGTGGCCCCGTCCCCAGCCTTCCTGACCTGAGGGCCTGGTCTCCCATTGGCAGCTGTGATACAAAGGGAATTTGTCCCCAGTTCTCCCCGTCTGGTGCTGTCCTCAGTACCCTGTCAGCCAGGTCAAGTGCTTCCTCTGGGGCTGGCTGCGAGCtcctgcctcccccagcccctcccaggggcCAGGGCCTGGTCCCCTGTGTTCAGGGGCCACCTGTCCTCAGTCCCGCCAGACACGTTCCCACCCTGTCTCAACCCGGGCCTCGTGCCCTTGAGTCCCCCACCCATGACCCAATACTCCCAAACCGACTCTTAAGTGTTTCCTGCGCAGAGGAGAGACGGGTCAGACTGAAAAGGGCCCGatgccctcccccttccccgctcctcccacctctgccaccagaCTAGCTTTCCAAGGTGAATTCCACAGGCCAGCTACTTCCCTCCATCCATGGCCACACCCCCAGCCATTTTGtaccattatataaatatatatataaatataaatatataaatacaatatgTGAAGACAtcttcttggtttttattttgaaacaatttttagGCTTGTTCCGGGGGTCTCTGTGCTGCCTGTACTGTATTGACCTGTTTTATAGGtgcctttttattaaaaagagaaaattaaaaatccagtttCTTGCTGTCTTGCTTCCGTGTCTGGCTCCTCCGCTGCCCAGCTTACTATTGGATGCTGGGAGGAAAAAGGGGCCCCGGGGGTTCCCTGGTGTTCCACGGTGAAGACCTAGTCCCCTGGGTCACAGCTCTGATCTC contains:
- the BCL9L gene encoding B-cell CLL/lymphoma 9-like protein isoform X2; the protein is MRILANKTRRREAPGSPPLSPRGHCPPAPAKPMHPENKLTNHGKTGNGGAQSQHQNVNQGPTCNLGSKGVGAGNHGAKANQISPSNSSLKNPQAGVPPFSSLKGKVKRERSVSVDSGEQREAGTPSLDSEAKEVAPRSKRRCVLERKQPYSGDEWCSGPDSEEDDKPVGATHNCNVADPAMAAPQLGPGQAAQLPLSESSAPGPPHGPPPGLRPDAPGGGGGGVPGKPPSQFVYVFTTHLANTAAEAVLQGRADSILAYHQQNVPRAKLDQAPKVPPTPEPLPLSTPSTGTPQSQPPPLPPPPPPAPGSAPPALPSEGPPEDTSQDLTPNSVGAASTGGGTGGTHPNTPTASTANNPLPPGGEPSSAPGPALLGEAPTGNGQRSLVGSEGLSKEQLEHRERSLQTLRDIERLLLRSGETEPFLKGPPGGAGEGGPPAQAPPAPQQPPTAPASGLKKYEEPLQSMISQTQSLGGPPLEHDVPGHPPGGDMGQQMSMVMQRLGQDSLTPEQVAWRKLQEEYYEEKRRKEEQIGLHGGRPLQDMMGMGGMMVRGPPPPYHSKPGDQWPPGMGAQLRGPMDVQDPMQLRGGPPFPGPRFPGNQMQRVSGFGGIQGMPMEVPMNAMQRPVRPGMGWTEDLPPMGGPGNFAQNAVPYPGGQGEAERFMTPRVREELLRHQLLEKRSMGMQRPLGMAGSGMGQGMEVERMMQAHRQMDPAMFPGQIAGGEGLAGTAMGMEFGGGRGLLSPPVGQSGLREVDPPVGPGNLNMNMNVNMNMNMNLNVQMTPQQQMLMSQKMRGPGDAMGPQGLSPEEVARVRAQGGGGMMGGPQMPSQFPSQGQQGFSGGQGPYQAMPQEMGNAQDMFSPDQSSMPMANVGTTRLSHMPLPPASNPPGAVHSAPNRGLGRRPSDLTISINQMGSPGMGHLKSPTLSQVHSPLVTSPSANLKSPQTPSQMVPLPSANPPGPLKSPQVLSSSLSVRSPTGSPSRLKSPSMAVPSPGWVASPKTAMPSPGVPQNKQPPLNMNSSGTLGNVEQSALPPSGPRSSSSAPPANPPSGLMNPSLPFTSSPDPTPSQNPLSLMMSQMSKYAMPSSTPLYHNAIKTIATSDDELLPDRPLLPPPPPPQGSGPGISNNQPTQMHLNSAAAQSPMGMNLPGQQPLSHDPPPTMLPSPTPLGSNIPLHPNAQGTGGPPQNSMMMAPGGPDSLNAPCGPVPNSSQMLPFPPRLQQPHGAMAPSGGGGGGPSLQQHYPSGMALPPEDLPSQPPGPLPPQQHLMGKSMAGRMGDAYPPGVLPGVASVLNDPELSEVIRPTPTGIPEFDLSRIIPSEKPSSTLQYFPKSENQPPKAQPPNLHLMNLQNMMAEQTPSRPPNLPGQQGVQRGLNMSMCHPGQMSLLGRTGVPSQQGMVPHGLHQGVMAPPQGLMTQQNFMLLKQRGVGGEVYSQPPHMLPPQGSLMGPPPQQNLMVSHPLRQRSASLDGPMGYLPAPGGMAHLPF